The following DNA comes from Chryseobacterium gallinarum.
GATGTACGGAATCTCACAAGTGGACGGGGTTTTAGCCGACCTGGGGGTTTCATCACATCAGTTTGATGAAGCAGACAGAGGATTCTCTACCAGAAGCAATGCCCCTCTGGATATGAGAATGAATGTCATGCAAAACCTGGATGCAAAACGGGTGATCAATGAATATGGAGAAGAAGAACTTGCTGATATTTTCTACCACTATGGAGAATTAAGAGAGGCCAGAAAACTGGCAAGAGAAATTGTTCACCACAGAAAAACAAAGACTATAGAAACTACTGAGGATCTGAAGAAGCTTTTTAGCTATATCCCTCCTCATAAAGTAAATAAATTCTATGCCCAGCTTTTTCAGGCGGTGAGGATTGAAGTCAACCAGGAACTGGAAGTATTAAAGGAAATGCTGGTTCAGGCTTACAATATTTTAAAACCGGAAGGAAGATTAGTGGTTATCTCCTACCATTCTTTAGAAGACCGTTTGGTAAAAAGATTTCTGAAAAACGGAATGTTTGAAGGCGAGCCGGAAAGAGATATCTACGGAAATTATAAAAAAGCATTTGAATTGCTTAAGAGCAAAGCAATTATTCCTGATGATAAGGAAATTGAAGAAAACTCCAGAGCAAGAAGTGCAAAAATGAGAACAGGAATAAAGGTATAAATGATAAATCATAAGTGATAAACGATATCAACTGACTTTTATCATGAATCAATTATAAACAAAGCTTTGGCAAAAAGAACAACAAATCGCCCACAGAAGAGACTCACTTTTATAGACATTATAAAAGGAAACTTTCTGAACCGTGATGAGATCAAAATACATTATAAGTATTTTCTCCTGTTGTTCGTACTGATGATGGCTATGATTTACAGTAACCATCTCGTCAATAAAAAAATTAAAATTGTCAATGCCTTAAAAGAAGAAACAGAAGAATATAAATCAAGAAACGCTTACGCCCAGAGTAAGCTGATCAAAGTAAAAATGGAATCAGAGCTGGGGAAAGAAGTCGCCCGGGATTCATTAATGACCCTGGAAAACCATCCTCACAAGTTGCTAATAAAACTGGACAGTACAGATGCAAAAGCAAAATGAATACGACAATAAACGTAAAAAAACGTTAAGATGGGGCTACCTCTTCGCAGTGGTAGCTTTGTGCGTGTTTGTAATGTTCTTGGCAAGGATCGTTATCCTTCAGAATACCAATGTTCAGGAAATTAAAGATGATTACATTAATAAAAACTACCGTGAGGCCACTCTAAAGGCTGCACGGGGTAACCTGTTTGCTTCTGACGGGTCTATTCTTGCAACAACCGTAATGCGGTATGACATTTATCTTGACTTCAAAACAATGAAAGATACAGTCTACACCAATAATATCGGTGCCCTGACTGATTCCCTGAGCAAAATGTTCGGAAAACCCAGAAGCGAATTCAGACAAAAATTTGACGAACAAAAGAAAAAGAAAAACCAGTATTATACCTTGGTAAAAGGTCTTGATTTCGACCAATACGACAGAATAAGAAAATTCCCGATTTTTAAAAGAGGAAAAAACAAAGGAGGATTTATTGTTGACCGGAACTACAAAAGAGAACTGGCTACCTCAGAAATCGGTGCAGGAACCATCGGGATTGATAACGGGGAATTTAAATCCGGACTTGAAGGTGCCTTTTCAAAATATCTAACAGGAACCGACGGAAAAAGACTGGAACAGAGAATCAACTCTTCCCAATGGAAACCTATCGACTTCTGGAAAGTACAGGAGCCGGTAGATGGAGAAGATGTCTATACAACCTTAGATCTTAGAATTCAGGACATTGCACATTCTGCTCTGGAGAAGCAGCTTATTAATTTTGAGGCAAAGCATGGCACCGTCATTGTCATGGAAGTGGAAACAGGAAAAGTACGTGCGCTGGTTAACTTAAGAAGAACAGAATCAGGTGAATACGAAGACTCTTATAACTATGCCCTGAAAGATAATATTGAGCCGGGCTCTACCTTTAAAACCATTTCTTTGCTGGCTGCAATGGACGACGGTTTCATTGATGAAAATACCACTGTAAACGTTGGTAACGGTGTCTGGACCTACGCAAAACAAAGAATTTCTGATGGTCACGGTGGAGGCACCTATGATATCAGTGATGTATTGGCCAAATCCAGTAACGTAGGAACCGCCAAACTCATCACAAAATACTATGCTGAAAAGCCCCAGATCTTTCTCGACCATCTGAAACGCTGGAAGTTATTTGACAAAATGGATATCGAGCTTCCGGGTATAACAAAGCCGAAAATCGTAACTCCTCAGAACAAAAGATGGAATGCTGCAACATTAGCATCCATTTCATACGGATATTCTTCAAATATCAATTTATTGCAATTAACAACCTTCTACAATGGAGTTGCTAATGGAGGTAAAATGCTTAAACCGCTATTCATTGATAAAATCATGAAGGACGGAAAAGTAATGTACAACGCAAAGCCCGAGGTAATGGTCAATAAAATGGCTTCAGAAAAAGCTATTAAAATGATGACCAGCGCCTTAACAAAGGCAGTTGAAAAAGGTACCGGACGAAGTATCTTCACGCCCAACCTGAAGATGGCTGGGAAAACAGGAACAGCAAGATTTGAATACTGGCTTCCGGGCCCAATGAAATATAGGGCTTCATTCGCCGGGTTTTATCCTGCAGATGCGCCAAAATATACATGCTATGTCATGGTGAGCGAACCTAATACCGCAATCGGATTTTATGGAGGTTCCGTAGCGGCTCCGGTATTTAAAGAAATTGCAGGAAAAACATTCCTGAAAACACCACAGAATATTGAAAAAGAAATGCTTGTAGACAAAAAAGTAAACCTTAGCAAAATGGTTGAACCCAACGTCAAAATAGCAGTGAATGATAAGCAGATGCCTAATGTAGTAGGATTAATAGGTAAAAACGTGATTCCACAATTGGAAAACCTGGGATACCGTGTCGATTATAAAGGAGTGGGAAGGATTAAGGAACAATTCCCGCTGGAAGGCACCACAATTAGTAAGAACCAGAGAATTTATTTGTCTCTGCAAAATTAAAAAACAGAGTCCCGAAGGGACGATTTAACAAAAAATAGGGTCAGGTCCTATTGATAAAAATGATAATACAAGAATTAGTAAACAGAATTCCGGTAATAGAAATCCACGGTGACGTCAACCGTGAGGTTGCTGCGCTGGTGTTCGACAGCAGAAAAATTACAGAGAACGCTCTTTATATTGCCATAAGGGGTACCGTAGTGGATGGTCACTCATTCATTGCTTCCGCTATTGAAAAAGGAGCAACAACAATTGTTTGTGAAGAGTTTCCTGAAACATTAGCCGAAGGGGTAACCTACATAAAAGTAAAAGATTCATCCAAAGCATTGGGTCGCCTTGCTTCCAATTTCTATGGGAATCCCTCTCAGAAGCTGAAATTGGTAGGTGTTACAGGAACCAATGGAAAAACTTCTGTATCTACCCTGCTTTTTGATGTTTTCAAAAATCTAGGGTATGATGCTGCTTTACTATCTACTGTTGAGATCAGAATCGGAGATGAAATTATTCCGGCAACTCACACCACTCCGGATATCATTACCATCAACAAAATTTTAGCGGAAGCTGTAGAAAAAGGATGTGAATATGCTTTCATGGAAGTAAGCTCTCACGGAATCGCCCAAAACAGAATTGAAGGACTACACTTCAAAGTAGCCGGTTTCACAAACCTGACCCACGATCATTTAGATTATCATAAAACATTTGAAGAATATTTAAAAACAAAGAAAAGATTCTTCGACGAATTAGAAGATACAGCCATTGCCATCACCAATATAGATGACAAAAACGGCCCCGTAATGCTTCAGAATACCAAAGCTGAAAAGAAGTCTTATGCCTTGAAAACCATGGCGGATTACCATGGAAGACTTTTAGAAGTGGATTTCAACGGAATGTTGCTGAATTTCAACGGGAAAGAGTTCTGGACAACATTGACAGGAAAGTTTAATGTTTACAACTTATTGCTGGTTTTCGGAATTGCAACGGAACTTGGTTTTGAACAGGACGAAATCCTTCAGGCTATCAGTAAGCTGAAAAGAGTTTCGGGAAGATTTGAAACATTTAAATCAGATGGGGGGATCTTCTTTATCGTAGATTATGCCCATACGCCGGATGCATTAGAAAACATCCTGGACAGTATCAATGATATCAGAACAAAAAATGAAAGGTTAATTACCGTATTCGGATGCGGAGGAGACAGAGATCACTCCAAAAGACCTGAAATGGGAAATATTGCCACTAAAAAGTCCACATTGGCCATCATCACTTCAGACAATCCGAGAACAGAAGATCCGGCACAGATCATTAAAGAAATTGAAGCGGGCGTTGAACCTCAAAACTTCAGCAAATATACTTCAATTCCGGACAGAAAAGAGGCCATAAAAATGGCGATAAAGTTTGCTGAACCTAAAGATATTGTTTTAGTAGCCGGAAAAGGCCACGAAACCTATCAGGAGATAAATGGCATAAAACACCATTTTGATGACAAAGAAGTAATTAATGAGCTTTGGAGATTAATGAGTAAATAAAAATTAAATTAAAAAATTGAGGTTCAGGGATTAAGACATTATAAGTTTCTAAATACCTTGATTTCTTAATCCTTAAATTAAAAAAGAAGACATGCTATACTATCTATACGAATATCTAACTAACCATGGAATTCATATTCCGGGATTGGGAATGTTAAAATACATCTCCTTCCGAGCCGGAATGGCTGTCCTTTTCTCTTTGATTATTGCTCTTGTTTTCGGAAAAAGAGTCATCAACTACCTGAGAACAAAACAGATGGGAGAATTAGTACGAGACCTTGGATTAGATGGTCAGAAGCAAAAAGAAGGAACCCCTACCATGGGTGGCCTTATCATCATTCTCGCTACCATTATCCCGGTATTATTATTTACAAGAATTACCAATGTTTATATTGTTTTGTTACTGGTTTCCATGTTTTGGATGGGAGCGATCGGTTTCCTTGATGACTATTTGAAGAAAATCAAAAAAAATAAAGACGGATTAAGCGGAAAATTTAAGATTGTAGGGCAGGTTGGTCTTGGGCTAATTGTCGGAATTACAATGTATTTCCATCCGGATATCACGGTTAAAAGAAAATATGCCGATGCAAAAGTTGTAAACCGGAATAATGTGGAACAGAACTTTATGCCTACAGAAAAAATTACGGTTTCTACTGTTCCGTTTGCAAAGAACAATGAATTCGACTACAGCGGAATTTTGTTTTGGATGAATGATAAAGATGCCCACGAATGGGCATGGATTGTCTTTATCCCTATTGTTATCTTCATTGTTACTGCTGTTTCAAACGGTGCTAATATTACAGATGGCATCGATGGCCTCGCAGCAGGTACAAGTGCTGTCATATTGCTTACCCTGGCCCTTTTCGCCTATCTTTCGGGGAACATTATCTTCGCAGACTATCTCAATATCATGTTCCTTCCCAATATGGGAGAAACCACCATTTTTGCCGTAGCGATGGTGGGTGCGGTGATCGGGTTCTTCTGGTACAACACCTATCCGGCACAGGTTTTCATGGGAGATACAGGAAGTCTAATGCTGGGAGGAGTGATTGCCGTTTTAGCCATTATATTGAGAAAGGAATTACTGATTCCCGTTTTGTGCGGAATCTTCTTAATTGAAAACCTCTCTGTAATGCTGCAGGTAATCGTTTTTAAATACAGAAAGAAAAAATACGGGCTGGAATATGCCCAAAACAACAGGCTATTTAAAATGTCTCCATTACACCATCACTATCAGAAAGAAGGATTTCACGAAAGTAAAATCGTCAACAGGATGATCATTATCGGGGTAATACTGGCAATTGTATGTCTGATCACATTAAAAATGAGATAAAATTAAAAGCTATAAGCATTAAGCCTGAAGCTTAAAGCTTGTAGCATAAAGCTTTTATAATATGAAAATAGTTGTTTTAGGAGGTGGAGAAAGCGGATGTGGAGCTGCTTATTTGGCTAAAAAGAAAGGGCTGGAAGTATTTCTTTCAGACAGAGGAGCCATTAAAGATAACTATAAGCAATTTCTTATCGACAATGAAATTGAATTTGAAGAAGGAAACCACGATGAAGACAGGATTTTACATGCTGACTGGATTGTAAAGAGCCCGGGAATTCCCAAAAAGGCAGACATTATCCACAAAATTCATGAGAAAGGGATAAGACTCTCTTCTGAAATTGAATTTGCATCTGAATTTACAGATTCAAAAATTATTGCCATTACCGGAAGCAACGGAAAAACAACCACCACTTCCCTGATCTATTACATCCTGAAAAATGATGGGCTGAGTGTAGGATTGGGAGGCAATATCGGATACAGTTTTGCCAAGCAGGTAGCTGATGAAAACCATGAATATTATGTACTGGAAGTAAGCTCGTTCCAGCTGGATGATATTCAGAATTTCAGACCCTATATTTCTTTGCTGCTGAATTTATCCCAGGACCACCTGGATCAGTACAACTACAACTACGAAGAATATGCATTGGCAAAATTCAGGATTGCTGAAAATCAGGAAAACGACAACTTCTTCATCTACAATAAAGATGATGAAATGAGTAAAAGCATTCTTGAAAAACTAGAAATAAAAGCGAAAATGATTCCTTTCTCCACAAAAGAAAAATTGTCTGAAGGAGGTTTCATTAATGATGATAAAATTGTGGTTAAAATGCAAGACGAATTCTCAATGAAAATTGATGAATTATCTCTGCTTGGAAATCATAACGTTGCCAATAGCTTAGCGGCTTCAATTGCCGGTAAAATACTGGAAATCAATAATGAAAGTATCAGAAATTCATTAATGACTTTTCAGGCTGTAGAACATAGACTGGAATTTGTAGCTGAAATTGAAGGAGTTAAATACATCAATGACAGTAAAGCCACCAACGTTAATGCCACGTATTACGCACTGGAAAGTATGAAAACACCAACCGTGTGGATTGTTGGAGGACTGGATAAAGGAAATGATTATACCGAAATTGAAGAACTGGTTAAAAGAAAAGTAAAGGCAATTGTTTGCCTGGGAATTGATAACAAGAAGATTATAGACTTTTTTAGAGACAAAAAAGAATTTATTTATGATACTTCAAGTATGGAAGAGGCCGTGAAAATATCAAAATCATTGGCTAAAAAAGGAGACACAGTTCTGCTGTCCCCTTGCTGTGCAAGCTTTGATTTATTTAAAAGCTATGAAGACAGAGGGCATCAGTTTAAAGAGCAGGTATTAAAAGCCAATGGCTAATAGCCAGAAGCCAATAGCATTAATTATGGACGAACAGAACACAGAAAGCAGATTTGAATTTCTAAAGGGCGATAAAGTACTTTGGATGGTCATTCTTGTGATCTCCATTTTCTCGATTTTCCCTGTTTACTCTGCAAGTTCAAACCTGGAATACATTGTGAATAACGGGACCACTACAGGTCACGTCATAAAACATATGTTCTTTGTAGTCTTAGGATTAGGAATTATGAGATTGGTAGGAACCGTAAAATATGAATACATCGGAAAGCTCAGCAGCATCCTGCTGGGATTAATGATTATTTTATTGATTGTTACCATGTTTACCGGACAAACCATTGACGGAGCCAGTGCCTCAAGATGGTTAAAAATCCCGGGAACCCCTATCTCATTCCAACCATCATCTTTTGCATTTTTAATGCTGATTATCTATTTATGCAGATATTTAACAAAAAAAATCACAAGAGAAAGGCTTCCTATAGAGAATATCATGTATATTTTCGGCCCGATACTTCTGGTTTTTGTATTAGTGGCAAAAGATAACGGGTCTACGGCATTGATGATTTTAATGGTTTCTGTCATTGTCCTGGTTATCGGCCAGCTACACTGGAAATACATTGCAGGATTTATTTCTGCCTCCTTTGTAGCCATTGTACTCTTTTTACTGATTGCATTGAATACCAATATGATCGGCGGAAACCGTGTCCATACATGGATGAGCCGTATTGAAACATTTACCTCCAGCAAAGCCAAAACGGCAGATACCGATGATGAAAGCGTAAAAGCTAAAAACTATCAGGTAATGCAGGCAAAAGCCGCCATCGTACATGGTGGAATTACAGGAATGGGGCCGGGAAAAAGCGCATTGAAGCAAATGCTTCCACAATCTGCTTCCGACTTTATCTTCGCGGTTATTGTAGAAGAATACGGATTAATAGGTGCCGCCTTCCTGATCAGCCTATACCTGATTATGATGATACGGATTGTGATGATCGCCAGCAAAATGCCGGCATTCTTCGGATCCTTGCTGGTACTCAGCCTTGGGGTAATGATTTTTATCCAGTT
Coding sequences within:
- a CDS encoding FtsW/RodA/SpoVE family cell cycle protein — protein: MDEQNTESRFEFLKGDKVLWMVILVISIFSIFPVYSASSNLEYIVNNGTTTGHVIKHMFFVVLGLGIMRLVGTVKYEYIGKLSSILLGLMIILLIVTMFTGQTIDGASASRWLKIPGTPISFQPSSFAFLMLIIYLCRYLTKKITRERLPIENIMYIFGPILLVFVLVAKDNGSTALMILMVSVIVLVIGQLHWKYIAGFISASFVAIVLFLLIALNTNMIGGNRVHTWMSRIETFTSSKAKTADTDDESVKAKNYQVMQAKAAIVHGGITGMGPGKSALKQMLPQSASDFIFAVIVEEYGLIGAAFLISLYLIMMIRIVMIASKMPAFFGSLLVLSLGVMIFIQLSVNIAVAVNLIPVTGQPLPLISYGGTSMLVTYLQLGIILNISSRIQIYDEEGMGKKQSIAEINDIA
- the rsmH gene encoding 16S rRNA (cytosine(1402)-N(4))-methyltransferase RsmH → MYHNPVLLKQSVDDLVTNPDGIYVDCTFGGGGHSREILSRLSEKGKLFSFDQDLDALKNTIDDPRFTLVNQNFRFLENSLLMYGISQVDGVLADLGVSSHQFDEADRGFSTRSNAPLDMRMNVMQNLDAKRVINEYGEEELADIFYHYGELREARKLAREIVHHRKTKTIETTEDLKKLFSYIPPHKVNKFYAQLFQAVRIEVNQELEVLKEMLVQAYNILKPEGRLVVISYHSLEDRLVKRFLKNGMFEGEPERDIYGNYKKAFELLKSKAIIPDDKEIEENSRARSAKMRTGIKV
- the murD gene encoding UDP-N-acetylmuramoyl-L-alanine--D-glutamate ligase gives rise to the protein MKIVVLGGGESGCGAAYLAKKKGLEVFLSDRGAIKDNYKQFLIDNEIEFEEGNHDEDRILHADWIVKSPGIPKKADIIHKIHEKGIRLSSEIEFASEFTDSKIIAITGSNGKTTTTSLIYYILKNDGLSVGLGGNIGYSFAKQVADENHEYYVLEVSSFQLDDIQNFRPYISLLLNLSQDHLDQYNYNYEEYALAKFRIAENQENDNFFIYNKDDEMSKSILEKLEIKAKMIPFSTKEKLSEGGFINDDKIVVKMQDEFSMKIDELSLLGNHNVANSLAASIAGKILEINNESIRNSLMTFQAVEHRLEFVAEIEGVKYINDSKATNVNATYYALESMKTPTVWIVGGLDKGNDYTEIEELVKRKVKAIVCLGIDNKKIIDFFRDKKEFIYDTSSMEEAVKISKSLAKKGDTVLLSPCCASFDLFKSYEDRGHQFKEQVLKANG
- a CDS encoding penicillin-binding transpeptidase domain-containing protein, whose translation is MQKQNEYDNKRKKTLRWGYLFAVVALCVFVMFLARIVILQNTNVQEIKDDYINKNYREATLKAARGNLFASDGSILATTVMRYDIYLDFKTMKDTVYTNNIGALTDSLSKMFGKPRSEFRQKFDEQKKKKNQYYTLVKGLDFDQYDRIRKFPIFKRGKNKGGFIVDRNYKRELATSEIGAGTIGIDNGEFKSGLEGAFSKYLTGTDGKRLEQRINSSQWKPIDFWKVQEPVDGEDVYTTLDLRIQDIAHSALEKQLINFEAKHGTVIVMEVETGKVRALVNLRRTESGEYEDSYNYALKDNIEPGSTFKTISLLAAMDDGFIDENTTVNVGNGVWTYAKQRISDGHGGGTYDISDVLAKSSNVGTAKLITKYYAEKPQIFLDHLKRWKLFDKMDIELPGITKPKIVTPQNKRWNAATLASISYGYSSNINLLQLTTFYNGVANGGKMLKPLFIDKIMKDGKVMYNAKPEVMVNKMASEKAIKMMTSALTKAVEKGTGRSIFTPNLKMAGKTGTARFEYWLPGPMKYRASFAGFYPADAPKYTCYVMVSEPNTAIGFYGGSVAAPVFKEIAGKTFLKTPQNIEKEMLVDKKVNLSKMVEPNVKIAVNDKQMPNVVGLIGKNVIPQLENLGYRVDYKGVGRIKEQFPLEGTTISKNQRIYLSLQN
- the mraY gene encoding phospho-N-acetylmuramoyl-pentapeptide-transferase, giving the protein MLYYLYEYLTNHGIHIPGLGMLKYISFRAGMAVLFSLIIALVFGKRVINYLRTKQMGELVRDLGLDGQKQKEGTPTMGGLIIILATIIPVLLFTRITNVYIVLLLVSMFWMGAIGFLDDYLKKIKKNKDGLSGKFKIVGQVGLGLIVGITMYFHPDITVKRKYADAKVVNRNNVEQNFMPTEKITVSTVPFAKNNEFDYSGILFWMNDKDAHEWAWIVFIPIVIFIVTAVSNGANITDGIDGLAAGTSAVILLTLALFAYLSGNIIFADYLNIMFLPNMGETTIFAVAMVGAVIGFFWYNTYPAQVFMGDTGSLMLGGVIAVLAIILRKELLIPVLCGIFLIENLSVMLQVIVFKYRKKKYGLEYAQNNRLFKMSPLHHHYQKEGFHESKIVNRMIIIGVILAIVCLITLKMR
- a CDS encoding FtsL-like putative cell division protein, producing MAKRTTNRPQKRLTFIDIIKGNFLNRDEIKIHYKYFLLLFVLMMAMIYSNHLVNKKIKIVNALKEETEEYKSRNAYAQSKLIKVKMESELGKEVARDSLMTLENHPHKLLIKLDSTDAKAK
- a CDS encoding UDP-N-acetylmuramoyl-L-alanyl-D-glutamate--2,6-diaminopimelate ligase, with product MIIQELVNRIPVIEIHGDVNREVAALVFDSRKITENALYIAIRGTVVDGHSFIASAIEKGATTIVCEEFPETLAEGVTYIKVKDSSKALGRLASNFYGNPSQKLKLVGVTGTNGKTSVSTLLFDVFKNLGYDAALLSTVEIRIGDEIIPATHTTPDIITINKILAEAVEKGCEYAFMEVSSHGIAQNRIEGLHFKVAGFTNLTHDHLDYHKTFEEYLKTKKRFFDELEDTAIAITNIDDKNGPVMLQNTKAEKKSYALKTMADYHGRLLEVDFNGMLLNFNGKEFWTTLTGKFNVYNLLLVFGIATELGFEQDEILQAISKLKRVSGRFETFKSDGGIFFIVDYAHTPDALENILDSINDIRTKNERLITVFGCGGDRDHSKRPEMGNIATKKSTLAIITSDNPRTEDPAQIIKEIEAGVEPQNFSKYTSIPDRKEAIKMAIKFAEPKDIVLVAGKGHETYQEINGIKHHFDDKEVINELWRLMSK